GGTGTCGAAGCTTTAGAAAAGTTACACTTACATCCTGAAATTAAAGTTATCGTCTCCGATTTAGAAATGCCACGGATGAATGGTTTTGAGTTTTTGAACCATCTTCGTCAATATCCAATTTTAGCAAAAATACCTGTAGTGATTCTCACTTCTCGCAGCGCTGAAAAACATCGTCAACTTGCTCAAGAATTAGGTGCAAAAGCTTATTTAAGCAAACCTTATTTAGAACATGAGTTTTTATCTATAATTAAAAGTTTAATTAATAGCACTATAGATGAAATAAGCAATTTGACCATAGTTGCAAATCATGAAAGTTAACTATATTTAATAACAAAAAATTCAGCAATTAATAAATTTAAATATAGTGGCGTGACCGGATTAAAATAGTGCATTAATAAACCGCAGAGGCACAGAGAAGCCAGTGCGTTGCGGGGGTTCCCCCCGTTGTAGCAACTGGCGCGACACAGAGACAGAAAAGAAAATTGTCTTGATGTTTTATGCACTAAATTAGCTCGGTCATGCTACTACATCTGTACTTTAAAATAGCAGTATATAAATTGTGTAGCCAGTAGATAGCTTTGCTGAAATTAGTTGGATTTTATCTAAAAATTTCTATACTTTGGGTGGAGCCTCGCCAAATTTAATTAAAAGTGCGATCGCAATACTGACCATTAAAATTAACGACATACTCAAAGCTGAACCAAATCCCCAATTTTGAGTTGCTCCCAGAAACTGATTATAAACTAACCGTGCCGCCGTCATACTAGAAGCACCACCAAGTAACTCTGGGTCAACAAAATCGCCTAAGCCTGTGATGAAAACAAGCATGGAACTAGCAGCAATTCCCGGTAAAATTTGCGGTACTGTCACTTGCCAAAAAGTTTGTACAGGATTTGCGCCTAAATCAGCAGCTGCTTCTAGTAACCGCTTATCTAGTTTCTCCAAAGAGGCATATAAAATCAAAACCATATAAGGCAGTAAGCTGTAACTCATGCCAATTAATACAGCTGGAATTCGGTTAAGTAATTCCAAAGTTGGCAAGCCGAAAGTAGTAAGTAAAGTATTCAATAAACCAGTCGGACGAAGAATTGTAATCCAAGCGTAAGAGCGAAGTAAGGAAGAAGTCCACAAAGGTAAGACAAAAGCTAGTAGTAGCAAATTGCGCCAACGCTGCGGAGCCATTTGAGCAATCCAATAAGCGACGGGAAAACCCAAGATTAAGCAAATAATAGTAGTACCAAAGGCTAAAAAAAGCGATCGCCCAATTACTTGCAAGTAAAGAGGGTCAAGTATGCGGATGTAGTTTTTGAATCCATTAGGGTTAACTAAATCCCCTGGTCGGATATCTGCTACTAAGCTTAACTGAAAAATTATCAACGTTGGCAACACCAACAAAAGTAGTAACCAAATCCCAGATGGTGCAAGCAATACTAATGGCTGGAGCCAATTTATTTGTGGGCGATGCGATTTTTGCACTTCAGCAATATTGCCCGCAGAATCTATTTGTGAATGATGAATTTGATTAGACACAATCCTAATTTATAATTTTTGAATTTTGACTCTTGTATAGATGCGATTAATCGCGTCTCTCTAGATTTTTAACTACTAGTTAATTGAGTCCAATAGCGTTCGTAAATTTCTTCAAATTTTCCTAAAGGAGTAATACGTTCACAATTTTTTAAAAGTTCCTCTGAGGGAAACAAATTGGTATTGTTTTGTATTCTTTTTGGTAATTGTTCAAATCCAGCGCTATTAGGTGTAGAAACGTTCAGGCGTTGACTGATTTGAGCGGCTACTTCTGGTTGCAAAATCATATTAATCCAAGCGTAGGCTCCAGCTAAGTTCGGGGCTGTTTTAGGAACTACAATAGTGTCAGTCCATAGTGAGGAACCACTGCGAGGAATGACATATTTTAGTTTAGGATTTTCTTTAGAAATTCTCACCGCATCGGCTGAATAACACATTGCTAGTAGTAAATCTCCTGCCAAAATTTGATTTTGCCAAGCATCAGTATCAAAAGCGGCGATCGCAGATTTTAGCACCTTCAACTTATCATAAGCTTGTTGGATTTCTTGTTCGTTTTGTGAGTTGTAAGAGTAACCCAACATTCGCAACGTTGCACCCATCACCTCACGGACATCATTAAGTAACGTCATCCGTTTATTAAGCTTATCTTGGTTTCGCCAAAGATATTCCCAATCTTCTGGTGCATCTTGGAGTTTCTCAGAATTATAAAGCAACCCTGTCGTTCCCCAATTAAAAGGGATACTGTAACGGTTATTGGGGTCATAACTAGGATTAACAAAGCGGGGGAATAAATTCTCTAAACCGATGAGGCGATCGTGATCTATTTCTGTTAATAAATCTTTGTCGACCATCTTCTTTACCATATAATCGGATGGGTAGATAATGCTATAACTACTACCGCCCCCAGCTTGCAACTTAGCCAGCATCACATCGTTAGAATCATATAAATCCGCAAGCACTTTCATGCCAGTTTGAGCGCTAAAAGTTTGCAGTAATTGTCTATCGGTATATTGCGTCCAGGTGTAAATATAGAGTTGATCACGTTGCTCAGAAGTAGTAGAATTAGCACGCACTTCAGCTAGTCTCCAGCCACAACCAGCCAAGGAAAAGCTAGAAAGTGCTGCCATCCCTTTTAAGAATTGGCGTCTGTGAGTCATTAAGTTAATGTTTAATACTTTAACAATTGTGTATCGAGCAATTCGCCAAGCTGATCAACAAGCAGTAGGGAACAGGATTAGGACTAGCGATCGCTCAACAAATTGTAGTTGATAAGCATGGTGGTTCGATTCAAATGAAATCCACACCTGGTGAGGGAACTGAATTTGTTATCCTTTTACCTATTAAGGCAGATTTTAATAAGTATTATCTATTGAATAATAGCGATACAATCAGTTTCTGCCCACCAAGCGTATATTGATGTGTCGCGGTCTGGCAAATTGCCTAAAGTATTAGGTTGTAAAACATTGAGCCTAATACCATTTGTTAATTCCACAACATAATTAACGTGAGTACCCAAATACATCACATTCACAAGCTGTCCTTCAAAACAATTAGTTGGCAGATTGGGTTGATAAAGCGAAAGCTGTATTTTTTCTGGACGTACACTTACTATTACCGTTTGTGATATTTCAGTTGGTGTATCTTCAGCGCGGCTAATGACAATTGAAAGTCCCGTTTTCGTCAAAATTTGCACGTTAGAAGCGTCTACTGCAACGATTTCACCGCTAAATAAATTAGTGTCGCCAATAAAATCAGCAACAAAGGATGTCTGGGGACGTTCGTAAATTTGGCTGGGAGTACCAACTTGTTCAATTTTGCCTTGATTCATCACCGCAATGCGATCGCTCAACGAAAGCGCCTCTTCTTGGTCATGTGTCACCATCACAAAGGTCAAACCTAAGTCTTTGTGTAAATTTGATAACTCAACCTGCATTTCCTTACGCAGTTTTAAATCTAGCGCCCCTAAAGGTTCATCTAGTAGTACAACAGCGGGACGATTGACTAAAGCCCTTGCCAAAGCAACCCGTTGCTGTTGACCACCAGAAAGTTGACTGGGAAAACGCGATCGCAAACTTTCCATTTTCACCAGCTTTAAAGCTTCTTGGACTCTAATTTCAATTTCCGATTTGCGTAATTTTTTTAGCCGCAGTCCAAAGGCGATGTTATTCCACACATTCAGGTGGCTAAATAACGCGTAACTTTGAAATACAGTATTGACTGGGCGGCGATAAGCAGGGACATCAGTCATAGGCTGACCTTGAATCAATACCTTACCAGCATCAGCCCTTTCAAACCCAGCAATTAAGCGCAATGTCGTTGTCTTGCCACAACCAGAGGGGCCTAAAATACTAAAAAATTCCCCCTGTCTGACATCCAAGTCTACTCCATGTACTGCTGGTTCTTGGTTAAAAAACTTAAATACATTTCGCAGTTCAACATCTAGTGGTTGAAAATTTATTATCCCCCTCTGATTGTGCATGACAGTTTGAGCCATAATCCTTAGTAGAATGCCGTAATATTACGAGATTTTGTCATATTTATGTAGTCTATTGTCATTTGTCATTTGTCATTTGTCATTAGTTATTCAACCTCTTCCTTGCTCCCTACGAAAGATACGCCCGATTATTTTGCGCTCAGTACCGGGTATAACTTTAGAGTAATTGCATACAAATAATTTCATTCTCACAATCACTCTTAGTATTATGGGTTCATTACGCTCATCGCCATTTGGGAACAAAAAATATACACGTACAGTTGGACGTGGTTTCCAATCAATATTTTTAATCGTATTTACGCTATTAATGACGGCTGGTATTGGAGCGCGTTTGGCATATTTGCAAATTGTTGAAGGGCCAAAACTTCGACAAAGAGCAGAAGCCAACCGAATTCGGATGATTTCTAAACAACCGGAACGGGGGAACATTTTTGACCGTAATGGTAAACTTTTAGCCAGTACTCGCTATCCGCGTTCTGTATATTTGTGGCCGATGGCACATACTAAACCTTCATGGTCAGTGGTCGGCCCACGTCTAGCAGAAATTCTGAATATCTCGCAAGAAGAGATGGAAAAGAAATTAGAACAGGCAGGTGCTAATTCTTCTTCACTGATTAGGGTGGCACGCGATTTGAACGAAGCACAAGTCACAGCATTGAAGGAGTATCAAAATGAACTCCCAGAGGTAGAGATTAATACAGATGCTGTGCGCTATTATCCCCACGGCAAAGAATTAGCACATATACTAGGTTACACGCGCGAATTGACCCCTGAACAGTTAAAAGACAAGAAGAACGAAGGTTACCGCCTGGGAGATGTGATTGGTCAGATGGGGATAGAAAAAGCTTATGAGCAATTACTGCGCGGTGAATGGGGTGGTCAGCGGGTAGAAGTAGATGGTGCTGGTCGGCCAATCCGCGTTTTGGGAGAGAAACAGGCAAAAGCTGGTAACGACTTACACTTAACCATAGATTTGGATGTGCAGAAAGCAGCAGAAAAAGCTTTGGGAAATCGCAATGGTGCGATCGTGGCACTTGATCCAAAAAACGGTGCTATTTTAGCAATGGTGTCTTACCCTACTTTTGACCCGAATATCTTCTCCAAACAAAAACTCTCTCAGAAAGACTGGGAAAGTGTGCAAGGTAAAGACCATCCGTTGGTCAATCGCGCCTTGAGTGCCTTTCCACCCGCTAGTACTTTTAAAATTGTCACCACGACAGCTGGACTGGAATCAGGTGAATTTTCTCCTGACACAGTATTACAGACATTTGGCTCACTCACCGTTGGCGGAGTAACTTTTGGTGAATGGAACCACGCCGGATTTGGGCCGTTGGGATTTCCCAGAGCGATCGCTATGAGTAGTGATACCTTCTTTTATCAAGTTGGTAGAAAAGTCGGTGGCCCAACTTTAATCGAATGGAGTCGCAAATATGGCTTTGGTAAAAAAACTGGCATCGAGTTTCCCAATGAAGAATCAAAAGGCTTGGTTCCCGATGAAACATGGAAACAAAAAGTTTTTAAGATACCTTGGACTGTAGGCGACACTATTAATATGTCAATTGGTCAAGGCGCTCTACAAGTAACACCCTTGCAATCGGCAATTATGTTTTCTGTGCCTGCTAATGGTGGCTATCGAGTTAAGCCACATCTGCTTAAAGACCATGAAGAGGCAAAAAGCTGGCGAGAATCGTTAAATATGAAACCGTCAACTATTAAAGTTCTGCGCGATGGATTGCGGAAAGTAATAAGTGAGGGTACAGGTAAGCGTTTGGATGTGCGAACAATTGCCCCAGCATCAGGAAAGAGTGGTACGGCTGAAGCTGGTGTTGGTCGTCCGAATCATACTTGGTTTGGTGCTTATGCCCCTAGCGTTCAGCCAGAAATTGTCGTTGTGGCATTTGGCGAAAACTCTGGTGATCATGGCGGTACTGTTTGTGGCCCGATGGTTTTACAAGTGTTAGAAGCTTATTTTCAACATAAGTATCCCGGCAAATATGAAAAACCTCAAACAGAAGCTAAGCCTCAAAACTCAGGACGTGTGGCTGGGGATTAGGGATTAGGGATTGGGGATTGGGGTATTAGTTATTTTATTTCTCCCCCTGCATTAGTGTCAACTTAAGGAAAAAGTCAACAAGTAGAGGTAGAGTAGGGGAGTAGAGACAAAGACAAAAGGAGTTGTCAAAATGGCTACTCCCCGGATGAGAAAAGATGGCAATCCAGACTTAAGAAGACAAACACAACTGCCAGCACCAGCAATAGAAGAAATAGAAGCCCAGATATACGCACTACTAGAACCATCAAACTTTAAACCACTAAGAGATTCACCAGGACTAGACAACAAAAACTTAAGAGAAAGAAAATTAACATTACCAGTGATGATGGCAGTGGTAGTAAGTCTGGTGTATCGACAAATAGCCGGATTAAGCGAAGCAATCAGATTATTAGCCACAGAAGGATTAATGTGGGTAGAACCGATGTTAGTGAGTAAACAAGCACTCTCACAAAGGTTAAAGAAAATACCAGCAAAATTATTTGCACAAGTGTTTGAGCAAGTCATCGAAAAAATCCATGCCACCCCACAGGCAAATAGAATCCCACAGCAGTGGCAACAACTACATCAGACTTTTGGTGCAGTGTGGATAGCGGATGGGTCAACACTAGAAGAATTACGCAAAAAGTTAAAAGCATTATCAGACCAAACAACAGTGTTGGCAGGAAAAATGATGATGGTGGTAGAAGCGTTTACTCATGTACCGACCAAAATCTGGTACACGGAAGATAGCAAAGCTAATGACAAAATTTTTGCCCAGGAGCTATTAGAGCAACTGCCAACTGGCGGACTATTGATTTTCGATTTGGGTTTTTTCAAGTTTGGCTGGTTTGACCAGTTTACACAGCAGCAGAAGTTTTTCGTGACGCGATTGCGCGAAAAAACTTCTTACTTTGTGGTGCGCTGTTTATCAACTGGTGTTTACTATCGTGACGAAATCATCGATATGGGACAATATCGATCCAATCCTTGTCAGTATCCAGTTCGCTTAGTTTCTGTACTCTGGGGTAATAGTTGGTACTACTATTTGACCAATGTGCTTGACCCACAGTTATTATCTGCACAACAAGTGTGTGAACTCTACCGTTGTCGTTGGCGGATTGAAGATGCCTTTAAGCTGACTAAACGACTTCTGGGTCTGGCTTATATTTGGGTTGGCGACCGTAACGGGGTTCAGATTCAAATCTTTGCGACTGTGATTTTCTACACTGTTCTCAACAATTTATCTTCTCAAATCGCGTTCGCACTCGGTCAGCCACTTGAACGTATTTCTGTGGAAATGGTCTTTCGCAGTTTGTATTACTTTGCTGTGGCTGTTTTGCGTCGTGAAACTGATAATGTTGTTGACTATTTAGTTTCACATTACAAGCTTTTTGGTTTGCTTAAAGCCGAGCGCAAACGTCATCGTCAGATTCACTCGCGGTCGGCTCAAGTCTGGGCTGATGCTCCTTAAGTTGACACCAATGCTCCCCCTGCCCCCCCTCTTCTTTTACTGGCCACTTCTAGCGGGTTTTAAGTTTCTGGCTTTGTAGAACATTTCTAAGCTGTCGCGATCGCCTACAAAACGCCAGTGCCAAGGTTCATAACTTACGCCTTGAATATTATTTTTGGGAAAGGACATTTCAAAGCCAAAACGTGCTGCATTTGCTTGCAGCCACTTATAAGCTTTGGTATTGTCAAAATTCGCTTGGAGATTAGTTACTGGTACTGCCCCGTCTCCAACATCCACAGCGTAACCAGTGTGATGTTCGCTATGCCCAGGGGGAGCGCTCAAAGCTGCTCGTTCTGCTGGTGTCTGATTTCGTTGAGCGCCCACGTTAAAAAACAACTGCTCTTGCTCTTTCACCGAGCGAAAACCAGAAATTGGCACTAAAATTACACCTGCACTCCGCGCTGCTTGTGTCATCGCTCGAAACTTTTCAGCAGCAGTTTTTCGCATTCTGATCCGCCTGTCAGCAGTAATCGGTACTAATTCTGACTGAGGTGCTTCTGGATATACCAAATGCCCCAACACAGCATCGTTATTGTTACTTTGGCTGTTGACAGAGCTACCAGATTCTGTGCTAGTTGAAGGTTGAGAATCAGCAGTTTTTTTAGGTGCAGTGACAAAAAACAAAAAGCCGCTAATCAAAGCCAGCAGAATAAATCCCACGACTCCCCCAATCAGCAATACTTGGAGTCGCAAATTGATTTTGGGTGCTACATCAGGAGTGACGCGTAGAGCCACTGGAATATCATCACCAGGGTCATTCGATGGGTTTTGCGGTTTTCCAGAAAAGCCAGCCTTATTCAAGGGTCAACTCCTGCTTAATGTTGAATAGCCATAACAGATTTTAGACTGGACAAATATAGACGTTACAGGTAACATTTTACATCTGTGGTTTCTAGGCGTAGATTTTGACAAACCTTCTAGAACTATACGTCAAGCTAGGTGGATTAGTCCTAGTAGGACTTATTTTGGGACGCAAACTACCTGCCACAGTTCCCATCCGTTTAGGTCAGTTTATATTCTGGGTGGGAGTACCTATAAGTATCGTATCTTTTTTGCGACAAGCTAACTTGTCGAGGCAGATTTGGGTTGCACCTGCCATCGCTTACCTAGCAATTTTACTAGGAGCGTTTTTGGCTTGGCTATGGATTAAAGGACAAGCCTATTTTAAAAATACAGTCCCCCAACAGCAAACTCAGGGTAGTTTTATCTTGGCGGCTATGTTGGGCAACACAGGTTATCTTGGATTTCCCATCATCCTAGCAATGGTAGGCAAGGAATACTTTGCTTGGGCGCTATTTTATGATTTGCTGGGGTCGTTCCCTGGTACTTATGGCTTAGGTGTGTTGCTTGCAGCTCGTTTTAGTAGCGATAAGCAGAATTATCAGCAGTTTCTTAAGGCAATCTTGATTAATCCTGCACTTTGGAGTTTTGGATTTGGCTTACTCTTTCGAGAAGTGAAAATACCCACACTAGTAGAATTCTCTTTAGAAAAATTTGCTTGGAGTGTGATTACTTTGTCTTTGGTGTTAATTGGGATGCGATTAGGGAAACTGAATTCTTGGCACAGCTTACCAAAAGCAGGAATAAGCTTAGTCATCAAAATGCTGATAGTTCCCTTAATTTTAAGTAGCATCCTGCCACTATTTGGTTTAACTGGCCCGACAGCACAAGTAATTGTCCTACAAATGGCGATGCCTCCAGCTTTTGGCACATTGGTAATAGCCGAAACATTCAATCTTGATCGCAATTTAGCTGTTACTACCTTGGCAGCTGGGGCTATAGTCTTGTTGATTACTCTTCCACTTTGGCTGTGGTTGTTTTGAGCTAAGAGTGCAAAGGACACAAGGAAAGCTAGATTAAACAAAGGGCGCTTGAATTTTTGCAACCCGATGCATTAACAATACAGGTCGATGTTTTGGCATAACCAACTGATGTTTTGGCATAACCAACTGATGTTTTGGCATAACCAACTGATGTTTTGGCATAACCAACTGATGTTTTGGCATAACCAACTGATGTTTTGACATAACCGATTGATGTTTTGGCAGACCGATGGAATGCGACAGATAAACCATTGTAGAAACGTTGCAATGCAACGTTTCTACCAAAAAATTTGTTGCAATCATTAATTGAATTGGTATGACAACGCAGGAAATTGCATTCAAATGGCACAACAACGCAAATAAGTTAGAGACGTTTTAAACAACGCGTCTTTACAAGAATCTATCTGTTGCTCGTCGCTTTAGCCGCCAGTTCTCCGGGGTTCATCTGCTCGTAATGTTCAAAAGGTTGGTGAATCCAAGGGTTGTCAGGTAGGTAATCGACATAATAATCGGGTGCTATAACTGAACAAGCTTTGTACCACAGTACAGCAGTGCGAATTTCTTCAATGGGGAAATCATTATTTTGCTTAAGCCAAGGTATAGTTTGTTGCAGTGTAACCCCAGAGTCTACTAAGTCATCGACCAAGAGAATACGCGAACCCAAGTTTTCGGCAGTCATTGTCAGGTGGCGCGAGAAAACTAGAT
This region of Nostoc sp. UHCC 0302 genomic DNA includes:
- a CDS encoding ABC transporter permease, producing the protein MSNQIHHSQIDSAGNIAEVQKSHRPQINWLQPLVLLAPSGIWLLLLLVLPTLIIFQLSLVADIRPGDLVNPNGFKNYIRILDPLYLQVIGRSLFLAFGTTIICLILGFPVAYWIAQMAPQRWRNLLLLAFVLPLWTSSLLRSYAWITILRPTGLLNTLLTTFGLPTLELLNRIPAVLIGMSYSLLPYMVLILYASLEKLDKRLLEAAADLGANPVQTFWQVTVPQILPGIAASSMLVFITGLGDFVDPELLGGASSMTAARLVYNQFLGATQNWGFGSALSMSLILMVSIAIALLIKFGEAPPKV
- a CDS encoding spermidine/putrescine ABC transporter substrate-binding protein, with the protein product MTHRRQFLKGMAALSSFSLAGCGWRLAEVRANSTTSEQRDQLYIYTWTQYTDRQLLQTFSAQTGMKVLADLYDSNDVMLAKLQAGGGSSYSIIYPSDYMVKKMVDKDLLTEIDHDRLIGLENLFPRFVNPSYDPNNRYSIPFNWGTTGLLYNSEKLQDAPEDWEYLWRNQDKLNKRMTLLNDVREVMGATLRMLGYSYNSQNEQEIQQAYDKLKVLKSAIAAFDTDAWQNQILAGDLLLAMCYSADAVRISKENPKLKYVIPRSGSSLWTDTIVVPKTAPNLAGAYAWINMILQPEVAAQISQRLNVSTPNSAGFEQLPKRIQNNTNLFPSEELLKNCERITPLGKFEEIYERYWTQLTSS
- a CDS encoding ABC transporter ATP-binding protein, whose protein sequence is MAQTVMHNQRGIINFQPLDVELRNVFKFFNQEPAVHGVDLDVRQGEFFSILGPSGCGKTTTLRLIAGFERADAGKVLIQGQPMTDVPAYRRPVNTVFQSYALFSHLNVWNNIAFGLRLKKLRKSEIEIRVQEALKLVKMESLRSRFPSQLSGGQQQRVALARALVNRPAVVLLDEPLGALDLKLRKEMQVELSNLHKDLGLTFVMVTHDQEEALSLSDRIAVMNQGKIEQVGTPSQIYERPQTSFVADFIGDTNLFSGEIVAVDASNVQILTKTGLSIVISRAEDTPTEISQTVIVSVRPEKIQLSLYQPNLPTNCFEGQLVNVMYLGTHVNYVVELTNGIRLNVLQPNTLGNLPDRDTSIYAWWAETDCIAIIQ
- the mrdA gene encoding penicillin-binding protein 2; the protein is MGSLRSSPFGNKKYTRTVGRGFQSIFLIVFTLLMTAGIGARLAYLQIVEGPKLRQRAEANRIRMISKQPERGNIFDRNGKLLASTRYPRSVYLWPMAHTKPSWSVVGPRLAEILNISQEEMEKKLEQAGANSSSLIRVARDLNEAQVTALKEYQNELPEVEINTDAVRYYPHGKELAHILGYTRELTPEQLKDKKNEGYRLGDVIGQMGIEKAYEQLLRGEWGGQRVEVDGAGRPIRVLGEKQAKAGNDLHLTIDLDVQKAAEKALGNRNGAIVALDPKNGAILAMVSYPTFDPNIFSKQKLSQKDWESVQGKDHPLVNRALSAFPPASTFKIVTTTAGLESGEFSPDTVLQTFGSLTVGGVTFGEWNHAGFGPLGFPRAIAMSSDTFFYQVGRKVGGPTLIEWSRKYGFGKKTGIEFPNEESKGLVPDETWKQKVFKIPWTVGDTINMSIGQGALQVTPLQSAIMFSVPANGGYRVKPHLLKDHEEAKSWRESLNMKPSTIKVLRDGLRKVISEGTGKRLDVRTIAPASGKSGTAEAGVGRPNHTWFGAYAPSVQPEIVVVAFGENSGDHGGTVCGPMVLQVLEAYFQHKYPGKYEKPQTEAKPQNSGRVAGD
- a CDS encoding IS4 family transposase, which translates into the protein MATPRMRKDGNPDLRRQTQLPAPAIEEIEAQIYALLEPSNFKPLRDSPGLDNKNLRERKLTLPVMMAVVVSLVYRQIAGLSEAIRLLATEGLMWVEPMLVSKQALSQRLKKIPAKLFAQVFEQVIEKIHATPQANRIPQQWQQLHQTFGAVWIADGSTLEELRKKLKALSDQTTVLAGKMMMVVEAFTHVPTKIWYTEDSKANDKIFAQELLEQLPTGGLLIFDLGFFKFGWFDQFTQQQKFFVTRLREKTSYFVVRCLSTGVYYRDEIIDMGQYRSNPCQYPVRLVSVLWGNSWYYYLTNVLDPQLLSAQQVCELYRCRWRIEDAFKLTKRLLGLAYIWVGDRNGVQIQIFATVIFYTVLNNLSSQIAFALGQPLERISVEMVFRSLYYFAVAVLRRETDNVVDYLVSHYKLFGLLKAERKRHRQIHSRSAQVWADAP
- a CDS encoding M15 family metallopeptidase, which produces MNKAGFSGKPQNPSNDPGDDIPVALRVTPDVAPKINLRLQVLLIGGVVGFILLALISGFLFFVTAPKKTADSQPSTSTESGSSVNSQSNNNDAVLGHLVYPEAPQSELVPITADRRIRMRKTAAEKFRAMTQAARSAGVILVPISGFRSVKEQEQLFFNVGAQRNQTPAERAALSAPPGHSEHHTGYAVDVGDGAVPVTNLQANFDNTKAYKWLQANAARFGFEMSFPKNNIQGVSYEPWHWRFVGDRDSLEMFYKARNLKPARSGQ
- a CDS encoding AEC family transporter, which encodes MTNLLELYVKLGGLVLVGLILGRKLPATVPIRLGQFIFWVGVPISIVSFLRQANLSRQIWVAPAIAYLAILLGAFLAWLWIKGQAYFKNTVPQQQTQGSFILAAMLGNTGYLGFPIILAMVGKEYFAWALFYDLLGSFPGTYGLGVLLAARFSSDKQNYQQFLKAILINPALWSFGFGLLFREVKIPTLVEFSLEKFAWSVITLSLVLIGMRLGKLNSWHSLPKAGISLVIKMLIVPLILSSILPLFGLTGPTAQVIVLQMAMPPAFGTLVIAETFNLDRNLAVTTLAAGAIVLLITLPLWLWLF
- a CDS encoding phosphoribosyltransferase, whose product is MPDLYVSWSDYHHKIEQLAIEIYQSGWKFNQIICLARGGLRVGDILSRIYQQPLAILATSSYSGPGKQERSNLVFSRHLTMTAENLGSRILLVDDLVDSGVTLQQTIPWLKQNNDFPIEEIRTAVLWYKACSVIAPDYYVDYLPDNPWIHQPFEHYEQMNPGELAAKATSNR